GTGTTTGGGGCTGTTTTTGGGTGTTGGGGAGTGGTGAAACAAGTTGGCGTATGTTTCTGTCTCCCATGTGGAAATATTGTGTATGTGTCTGTCTGTATGATCTCATGTGTGCTTTAAGTTTGTGTGTGGATGAAATTTCTTAACCTTGTCTCTTGTGGACATTTCCCTAACCCATTCTaacattttctgtttttcaagTAGAGATTGAAAGTGGTTGAAAATTCCTTGTTTcactaacaaagaaaataagcaTATCATGGAAATGTTTATCATTTCAATGAATCAAATAATCTTAAAACTACAATGCCTCTCCGGAGCTCAAAAATTTGTCTGCTCATCCAGCTCTTTTGAATACTGGTGCATATCCCACATTTATTGACTACATCCCCTGCAAATTACAATGcttgacaaaaataaacacaagTTACAATGATGAGATTTACTGCATACTACAAaataggggtgggcatcgtGATAGGAAAATCGGAACACCGAATTgaactagtaaaaaaaaactggaaaaaaaaccagttgaccaaaaaagtcaacaaaccgTACTGGAACTGGACCGAACCGATTTTAGTTTTACACCCCACCGCACCGGACCGAACcggtcatatatatatatatttacaaaattttaaaatctaatgccatattttaaattttataatcactatttttccaagttcaacttcaaaaattttataaatgtatgaattggattatttgttaatttttaagccaaaaaaataagttatttattataaatttttttataaacaatattttttaaaaatattttttttgaattcttttttaaaaataaataaattaataatatggTTCAAAATCGGAACCAGTCAGAACTGGACTGGAACCGGctggtttttgaaattttttttgcctaaaCCAGACCGATTAAATAATACTAGTTCCGATTTCGGTTTGAGGTGAGAACCAGACTGCGCCCACCCCTACTACAAAAGTCATTCTGCACTTCTCTTTAAGTTTTTACAGAGGAAGGCACGCATGACGACTTTTTAGGGCCAGTAACGTCTTATTTTCAACCCGTGaatagtttttaaaatttgtgaGGTGCAAGAGATTTGGTATCTTATGTGGTTAAGAGCATTCACTCTTGCTGCTCTTCTAATCTCCACttgtataagaaaaaaaaaagaaaaaaaaaagggttttacATATTCATTTAAGGCTTAATTATTGATTTGTCCCTTGAAACTCTATCTTAGTCTTATTTTATCCTCTGAAACTTTAAATGACTCACTTTACCCCCTAAAATCCAACTTGGTGTCTCACTTTACCCATTCCCAACTCCGTGAAAAACTCTGTTAATTCCTCTTTATGTGGCACAGTGGGGCCCACTTCTTTGCTTATGTGTTTGGCATATAAATGTCACGTGTGCATCCATAACTTACAAAGGAAAAGTTGGAGGTGACTTGGGTTCAAGATAGCCCAGCTCCATATTTTGTGTCATAAAGCCCGTCGAGCCCAAAACCCAACCTGCAAAGTTCCAAACTTTTCCACCTTCTCCGTCTCTGCTTTCATCGTCGGAGCCGTCGGAGCAAGTTCGTTGTTTAATAAGCAGCCTCACAACATTTCAAAGAATCCAAGGTACTCTCTCCtcgtttcttctttctctcaaTTCTCAAAGCAATTCTTCTTTTGCTCGTATAAACCAGGAAAGCTCACTGCTTGCTTGAGAGGTTACccagtttttattttgctttgtttttcagTCTGTTAATAATTAAATCGTGATTCTGTCCATTATCCAAATTTGGTTACAGTGTCACAGATTGGTAGTATGCATGTTTTTATTCAGACGCAGAGCGTTTTTGAGAATGAATATTCATGGCCTCCATAGCAATTTTTGCGCTGCTCATTCACCTCTGCTACCAGTTCAACTTCCATCTCGAATGTATGTATTTACCACACAAATTATTCAATAccattgaatgctttgtttaattaaaatgaaagatTTTCTTCTTAGAAATGATGGGTTTTGTAGGGAAAGTCATTTGTGGTATGTTTTACCTGAGGAGGTGAAGAGTGAAAGCCTTTTGAATTGGTACTCTGAGCTTTTGTCGCCGTCTGAGAAAGACAATGTTTTGGGTATGCGTGGAGAGGAGCTCAAGAAAAGAGCCTTGCTTGCCCGGGCATTGGTTCGGACTACCATTTCTAGATATGTAGGTCCTTTCattttgctttaaaaaaatgacaactCATGTTGTTTATGTGGTTATTGTGAATGTTCTAAACATTGCTGTTTCATACTAGATCAGACAAACCATCGAGTAGATCCAAGATCCTTAAAGTTTAAAAAGAACAATCATGGGAAGCCTGAGGtatgcttcttttttcttaccCATTGATGTCTCGAGAAAATTGTTTCTATGCTCCCATTTACTTGGTTGATTTTTCTTACCATTGTGTTTTTTCGgctttttttttgtccacaTTTTAATCTTCTTATTCTAGGTAGAGTGGCAAATTGCAGATGACTGGCAGCCACCACCATTGCATTTCAACATCTCACACACGTCTTCCTTGATAGCTTGTGGAGTAACTGTGGATTCACCAGTAAGTATTGCGAGTATTCAAGGGGCCACGGATATATTGGATTTAGTCTTTGGATTATATTAGAGTGTCTATGAGtatatatgtaaaaaattGTTGAACTTACGAGATTTCCTCTAATTATTTTAGATTGGTATGGATGTGGAAGATAAGCAACGGAAGTTGAAGAACCATATCTTAGCTTTTGCTCGACGGTACTTTTCTTCTCATGAAGTGGAACATTTAACTTCTATTTCGGACATTGAAATTCAGCGTCAACAGTTTATAAAATTATGGACTCTCAAGGTCTGTGAAACTACTTGAACAATGATAATGCATCAACTTCTATTTTTCAGAGTTGCAcacattttcttttacttgATTAAAATGGTACATTCTGCTGGGTATACATGGGTAGTTGTGTAATCTGTTAGCATTACACTATTAATTTTTGCCATAAGCTTTTGTTTGTATagttgtccaaaaaaaaattccatagAGATTAGACAAGGGAAAGCAACTCTTGAAAGCACTTATAGGTATCATATGTAAAGTAGAAGTAGTGGGGATGATTAAtgaaaaacatttgaaaataagGATCAATAAACTTCAATGCGAACTCAAGAATATACTAAAAACGCATAACTCTGCTTAATTGAATTTTGAGAGTTACGTGTAGGTTATGTTTTTCTCAAGCTTTTTCTTATTGCCATGGATCTCATTTCCAGGAGGCATATGTGAAAGCACTGGGGAAGGGCTTCTCTTCTGCACCGTTTAAGACCTTTACCATTCGAGTGAGGGATGCAGCTAAGAGAGGCCGTCATCTTTCTGGGGACATAGAGTCTGAGGTATGTCAGAGacggaaaacaaaaattttattgcAACATGTGGAGGCTTCCTAGGTATCAAACTCATAATTCATGTGATATAGAGTCCACAATTGAACATAGCTGTTTAGCATGCTATTCCTTTGGCTACAAGATTATGAGCAGGTATTATGAGCCGTGGTGTAGAGATATTATGGTATACTATTGCTTATGCAAAAATTACTTCTGGTCTAAAATATTGACCATAACTCGTAATATacaatttacattttttaaagATGTTTGAGcctctgattttttttttttgttagatATCTGAAATAAGTGTTGAATCTCTTGGTCCCATGAGCCTCACAACCAATTGGCAATTTTCGCTTCTAGAGTTGGCTGGCTCTCATTATGCTGCCATTTGCATGGAAAAACGTAAAGCCGTCGGAGGTGAGAGtcttgtctttctttttctttttatttaatcaaaGATTATTATTCTGGATGAAAATGAAAGtagtgggaaaaaaaaaaatcacaatatatattaaactACTTGCAGAGAAAGGAAATGCTCCCATGAAATTGACAGTGTGGAGAACGATTCCATTTGTTGAAGATGAATGTGTTACAGGAACTGATGCGGTTTTACCAATAGGCGGATTGAATTGTTAGTAGTTTTTATAAGTAATTCTATTATTCAATTGGAACTTATGTCCGAAACTGAAAATTCCAATCATGTCATATTTAAGCCATTGAAAGGCAAAATTCTTTCTCTGAACAGTGCCCCCATGGCCCTTCTTCATTGTTTGTGACTTTGTATGTTGGAaaccaatatattttttttttaagaaatataaataatttactttatttttaattgacCACTTGGAAGATTATTTACTGACAACATTCATAAAACAGATATCTGTACAAACTAAGGGTTAGTCTTGCCTCTAGAACTCAGAAAGTATGAATTATAAGTTATTTTAAGTCTGCAAATTACATAAAAATATCTTTTTCTCCTCATTGAAGAGTAAAATTCTACCCTAATGACATGATTTTTTGGGCTTCTTATAAAAGAATCACCTAGAAACGTTTAACTATGTCTTGCCCCACTGGCATGGTAGGAAAGTAACCTTGCCAGTGATTCTCTTTATTGTACTTTGAATCAATGTATTGTTacacagaaaatccatgaacacATTAAATTGGGACGGGGATGTCAAAATGGATTTTGCTCATCACTTGCAGGAAACTTGTAACCCTTGTCCTTGGCATTGTGTCTTCAAtaaccaaaaatccaatacGTATCGACGGACCTTGAAGCTATCTCAAGATTTTGAACCCAAGATGTCCTTTCCAATTCAAACTTTCGGAAACTTGAACCAATCTGGATGCAATGCACAATCAGAAGCATGCTGGGAACAGTTTGGAATAACTTTTTAACCAAAGCTTGTTGATTCAGAGATAGCTGTGAAAGGGGTATCACCAGTAGTCTTTACAAGAACAGACCCCATTCCTGAAATGATGAAAACGAGTTGCATCTCTGACAACAAACTGGCGATCCACAATCTTGCTAACCAACTTTATAAACAAGTGACAGTCCCCACATACCCTCAAGTTCTTTATCACTATGATCTCGGTCCCCGGTCCGGTGTTTAAGAGCGCGAATGCAACTGCCAATTTTTCACTGTGAACATTAGCACCAATGAGTTGTTCTTCGTTTCTTCCTCGACCAGGTTCCTTCACTAAAGTTTCTAATTCTTCCAACATTTTGTATATTTCTTCTGTCTGACAGTGGGTTTTATCCCCAGCCAAGAAAACATGAACTCTTCCTTTACATTCAACATAGCTACACCCTGGCTCCTTCTTGAgcttcctctccctcatcaTAACTCGAACCTTTAGAACCCCCTCTAGATTCTCTGCATCGGAGTATATATTCGACAACAACACATAGTAACCAATATTGGTTGGTTCAAGCTCAATGACATGTTCAAAAGCTAACTCTGCTATCTCTacatttttatgtattttacaAGCACCCAAGAGGGCACCCCATACTGCACCATCAGGCTTTATCGGCATTGACTTAATTAGTTCCTTGGCTTCCTGGAGTCGACCTGCGCGGCCTAAAAGATCTACCATGCAAGAGTAATGCTCTGGACCAGGGTGCAACCCACATCTTTTCTCCATTGCAGCGAAATACTCTAGCCCCTTATCCGTCAATCCCGCGTGGCTACAGGCAGACAAAATGGTCACAAACACTGCTTTGTCTGGTCTAATTCCAGtcataatcattttattaaagaGCTCCGATGCAATCTCTCCATGTCCATGCAACCCATATCCGCCTATAATTGCTGTCCAAGAAACTAAGCTTTTCTCAGGCATGGCATCGAAAATAGCATGAGCCTTCACCAAATTACCACACCTAGCATACATATTAACCAGAGCATTGTTCAAATACGGGTTGGAAACAAATCCACACGACTCTATCCGTCGTTCTACCTCGCGTCCAACACCGTGTGCACCAATGTGAGTGCAAGACGAAAGAACACCAACTAGTGTCACGGGGTCAGGACTAACACCACAAGATTCCATCTCCTTGTACAAGTTCAAGACATGAGTAGCAAGCCCATTCTGCGCGTACCCAGAAATCATCGCATTCCAAGTAATCAAACCCTTCTCAGGCATTGCATCAAACAGCTTCCTTGCATGATCAACCGACCCACACTTCACGTACATTGTCAGCAAACAATTCGTCACAGACAAATCAACGTCAAAGCCACACTTAACACTACAACCATGAAAGCACATCCCGAGACCCAGGTGCACCGGAGCCGCGCACCCCGGAACCAAACCCAACATCGTAACCGAATTAACCTCCACACCCGCCGCCCTCATCCGACGAAACAACGAAACCGCATCAGAAAATTTCGAATTTGAAGTGTGCCCAGATATCAAAGCGTTGTAGCAAACAGTTAGCTTTCTCGAGTGGGGATTTTCATCGAACACCCTATGTGCATCGTCGACCAAGCAACACTTACAGTacatagaaattaatgaaGTTTGCACAAATGGTTCGGGCTCGCAGCCGGTTTTGACGACGTGGCAATGGAGCAGGGAACCGGCCAAAGGGAGCGAGAGGGCTGCGCAGGATTTGAGAGCGAAGGGGAAAGTGAAAGCGTTAGGTGAGTGGCCATGGCGGAGCATTTGGCGGTAAACAGTGAGGGCTTCGAAGAACAGACATTGCTTCGATAGCTCTCGTAAGCGAGTGTTCCATGGAGTACTGGGTTGGGCCATTATGGGTGGTGGTCATGGCGGTAGAGGGAGAGACGGTGCGTTTTGCTACAAAATCGAAATAAGAAATTACCGAAAACTCCCTCGCGGGAGTTACCGCGGTAATTGGAGGgcaaatttataaatttgttcCGTGAAATTGGAGGGTCTATGATAATGCGGTGGTACGCGAAGCACCTAAGCAAACCAGACAAGCGGATAATAGGCTGGATAGAGCAAGTATCAGCTTTGGTCCGGAAAACTGGAAAAGAAATATCTTAACGGCGATGGAGGCCGTACATTTCTCGACCGTTGCTTCCCGCCATTTCTCAACGACGTCGCATTCTGTGTCCACGAACAGAGGCTTCTACGATTCGAAGTACGCGGCGAGGAGCTCGACTGCTAAGCTGGGCTCTTCTTGGACTGCTTCACGCACTCCTGCTTGGCTCACTTCTCGAAACTTGTTCACTGTAAGTTCAAAGCCTCAAAGGGGTTTcgctttcttttctgtttggttCCC
Above is a genomic segment from Prunus dulcis chromosome 7, ALMONDv2, whole genome shotgun sequence containing:
- the LOC117634499 gene encoding 4'-phosphopantetheinyl transferase gsp isoform X1, which produces MFLFRRRAFLRMNIHGLHSNFCAAHSPLLPVQLPSRINDGFCRESHLWYVLPEEVKSESLLNWYSELLSPSEKDNVLGMRGEELKKRALLARALVRTTISRYTNHRVDPRSLKFKKNNHGKPEVEWQIADDWQPPPLHFNISHTSSLIACGVTVDSPIGMDVEDKQRKLKNHILAFARRYFSSHEVEHLTSISDIEIQRQQFIKLWTLKEAYVKALGKGFSSAPFKTFTIRVRDAAKRGRHLSGDIESEISEISVESLGPMSLTTNWQFSLLELAGSHYAAICMEKRKAVGEKGNAPMKLTVWRTIPFVEDECVTGTDAVLPIGGLNC
- the LOC117634499 gene encoding 4'-phosphopantetheinyl transferase gsp isoform X5, producing the protein MFLFRRRAFLRMNIHGLHSNFCAAHSPLLPVQLPSRINDGFCRESHLWYVLPEEVKSESLLNWYSELLSPSEKDNVLGMRGEELKKRALLARALVRTTISRYTNHRVDPRSLKFKKNNHGKPEVEWQIADDWQPPPLHFNISHTSSLIACGVTVDSPIGMDVEDKQRKLKNHILAFARRYFSSHEVEHLTSISDIEIQRQQFIKLWTLKEAYVKALGKGFSSAPFKTFTIRVRDAAKRGRHLSGDIESESWLALIMLPFAWKNVKPSERKEMLP
- the LOC117634683 gene encoding putative pentatricopeptide repeat-containing protein At3g11460, mitochondrial — translated: MAQPSTPWNTRLRELSKQCLFFEALTVYRQMLRHGHSPNAFTFPFALKSCAALSLPLAGSLLHCHVVKTGCEPEPFVQTSLISMYCKCCLVDDAHRVFDENPHSRKLTVCYNALISGHTSNSKFSDAVSLFRRMRAAGVEVNSVTMLGLVPGCAAPVHLGLGMCFHGCSVKCGFDVDLSVTNCLLTMYVKCGSVDHARKLFDAMPEKGLITWNAMISGYAQNGLATHVLNLYKEMESCGVSPDPVTLVGVLSSCTHIGAHGVGREVERRIESCGFVSNPYLNNALVNMYARCGNLVKAHAIFDAMPEKSLVSWTAIIGGYGLHGHGEIASELFNKMIMTGIRPDKAVFVTILSACSHAGLTDKGLEYFAAMEKRCGLHPGPEHYSCMVDLLGRAGRLQEAKELIKSMPIKPDGAVWGALLGACKIHKNVEIAELAFEHVIELEPTNIGYYVLLSNIYSDAENLEGVLKVRVMMRERKLKKEPGCSYVECKGRVHVFLAGDKTHCQTEEIYKMLEELETLVKEPGRGRNEEQLIGANVHSEKLAVAFALLNTGPGTEIIVIKNLRVCGDCHLFIKLVSKIVDRQFVVRDATRFHHFRNGVCSCKDYW
- the LOC117634499 gene encoding 4'-phosphopantetheinyl transferase gsp isoform X3 produces the protein MNIHGLHSNFCAAHSPLLPVQLPSRINDGFCRESHLWYVLPEEVKSESLLNWYSELLSPSEKDNVLGMRGEELKKRALLARALVRTTISRYTNHRVDPRSLKFKKNNHGKPEVEWQIADDWQPPPLHFNISHTSSLIACGVTVDSPIGMDVEDKQRKLKNHILAFARRYFSSHEVEHLTSISDIEIQRQQFIKLWTLKEAYVKALGKGFSSAPFKTFTIRVRDAAKRGRHLSGDIESEISEISVESLGPMSLTTNWQFSLLELAGSHYAAICMEKRKAVGEKGNAPMKLTVWRTIPFVEDECVTGTDAVLPIGGLNC
- the LOC117634499 gene encoding 4'-phosphopantetheinyl transferase gsp isoform X4 is translated as MNIHGLHSNFCAAHSPLLPVQLPSRMESHLWYVLPEEVKSESLLNWYSELLSPSEKDNVLGMRGEELKKRALLARALVRTTISRYTNHRVDPRSLKFKKNNHGKPEVEWQIADDWQPPPLHFNISHTSSLIACGVTVDSPIGMDVEDKQRKLKNHILAFARRYFSSHEVEHLTSISDIEIQRQQFIKLWTLKEAYVKALGKGFSSAPFKTFTIRVRDAAKRGRHLSGDIESEISEISVESLGPMSLTTNWQFSLLELAGSHYAAICMEKRKAVGEKGNAPMKLTVWRTIPFVEDECVTGTDAVLPIGGLNC
- the LOC117634499 gene encoding 4'-phosphopantetheinyl transferase gsp isoform X2, with protein sequence MFLFRRRAFLRMNIHGLHSNFCAAHSPLLPVQLPSRMESHLWYVLPEEVKSESLLNWYSELLSPSEKDNVLGMRGEELKKRALLARALVRTTISRYTNHRVDPRSLKFKKNNHGKPEVEWQIADDWQPPPLHFNISHTSSLIACGVTVDSPIGMDVEDKQRKLKNHILAFARRYFSSHEVEHLTSISDIEIQRQQFIKLWTLKEAYVKALGKGFSSAPFKTFTIRVRDAAKRGRHLSGDIESEISEISVESLGPMSLTTNWQFSLLELAGSHYAAICMEKRKAVGEKGNAPMKLTVWRTIPFVEDECVTGTDAVLPIGGLNC